A single Phoenix dactylifera cultivar Barhee BC4 unplaced genomic scaffold, palm_55x_up_171113_PBpolish2nd_filt_p 001936F, whole genome shotgun sequence DNA region contains:
- the LOC103722924 gene encoding sugar transport protein MST3-like, whose product MAGGAIISNNGGAEYPGKMTLFVFLTCLVASSGGLIFGYDIGVSGGVTSMDSFLLKFFPSVYKEEKENVSTNQYCKFDSQLLTAFTSSLYLAALIASFVASTMTRMYGRRWSMFVSGVSVLVGSALNGLAENVLILIVGRILLGVGVGFANQSVPVYLSEMAPARLRGMLNICFQLMTTIGIFVANVVNYGTAKISGGWGWRVSLALGAVPAVIITIGSLFLFDTPNSLIERGHKEKAKVVLSRIRGTDDIYHEYDDLVVASEESKAVKHPWSNILKRKYRPQLTMAILIPFFQQVTGINAIMLYAPVLFKTIGFGTEASLMSAVIIGVVKVLSTLVSIATVDKLGRRVLFLQGGTQMIICQIIVGTLIAIKFGTEGHAIVSKPYAISVVVFICLYMAGFAWSWGPLGWLVPSEIFPLEIRSAGQSITVSVNMFVTFVNAQIFLTLFCHMKFGLFYFFSGWVTMMTIFIALFLPETKNVPIEEMVLVWKKHWFWGKFIADEDVHVGNIGMSNSKP is encoded by the exons ATGGCAGGAGGTGCGATCATAAGCAACAATGGAGGGGCAGAATACCCAGGGAAGATGACGCTCTTTGTTTTCCTCACCTGCCTTGTGGCCTCCTCTGGGGGACTTATCTTTGGTTATGACATCGGGGTTTCTG GTGGGGTGACGTCGATGGATTCATTCTTGCTAAAGTTCTTCCCGTCAGTTtacaaggaggagaaggagaacgtAAGCACCAACCAATACTGCAAGTTTGACAGCCAGCTTCTTACTGCCTTCACATCATCTCTATACTTAGCAGCGCTCATTGCTTCATTCGTtgcatctacaatgacaagaatGTATGGGAGGAGATGGTCAATGTTTGTGAGTGGAGTTTCCGTTCTCGTGGGTTCTGCCCTTAATGGTTTAGCAGAGAATGTGCTCATTCTCATCGTTGGTCGCATCCTTCTTGGTGTTGGTGTAGGATTCGCGAATCAG TCTGTACCAGTGTATCTTTCTGAGATGGCACCTGCGAGGCTTCGAGGCATGCTCAATATTTGTTTCCAACTCATGACTACAATTGGGATATTTGTTGCCAATGTTGTCAACTATGGAACTGCTAAAATTAGTGGTGGGTGGGGTTGGCGCGTTAGCCTTGCGCTTGGTGCTGTTCCTGCTGTGATTATAACCATTGGCTCACTGTTTCTCTTTGACACCCCTAACTCGCTTATTGAGCGTGGCCATAAAGAGAAGGCTAAAGTTGTGCTCTCCAGGATTCGTGGCACTGATGATATCTATCATGAGTATGATGATCTGGTGGTAGCCAGTGAGGAGTCCAAAGCTGTGAAACACCCCTGGTCTAATATACTAAAGAGGAAGTATCGACCGCAGCTCACCATGGCCATCCTCATCCCCTTCTTCCAACAAGTCACTGGCATTAACGCTATCATGCTATATGCTCCTGTTCTCTTCAAGACAATTGGTTTTGGCACCGAGGCCTCCCTCATGTCTGCTGTAATTATTGGTGTTGTCAAAGTCCTTTCGACGTTAGTCTCCATTGCCACCGTCGACAAGCTCGGTAGGAGGGTGCTCTTTTTACAAGGTGGCACACAAATGATCATATGCCAG ATTATAGTGGGGACATTGATTGCGATCAAGTTTGGGACTGAGGGACATGCAATTGTATCAAAACCTTATGCTATCTCTGTGGTGGTGTTCATTTGCCTCTATATGGCTGGCTTCGCATGGTCATGGGGTCCACTTGGATGGTTGGTCCCTAGTGAGATATTTCCTCTTGAGATCCGGTCGGCAGGCCAAAGCATCACAGTCTCCGTCAATATGTTTGTTACCTTCGTCAATGCGCAAATATTCCTTACTCTCTTTTGCCACATGAAATTTGGGCTCTTCTACTTCTTTAGTGGGTGGGTGACCATGATGACCATCTTTATTGCCCTATTCCTACCTGAGACCAAGAATGTGCCCATTGAAGAGATGGTCCTTGTGTGGAAAAAACATTGGTTTTGGGGCAAGTTCATTGCTGATGAGGATGTTCATGTTGGAAATATTGGGATGAGCAACAGCAAACCATGA